The proteins below come from a single Chitinophaga pinensis DSM 2588 genomic window:
- a CDS encoding response regulator has translation MAKKVILLVDDDLDDQELFGEAMSIVDREASCYFASDGEEGLRMLENESLECDLIFLDLNMPKMNGKQFLAEIKKNNAYRDIPVVIFSTSLREKDGIETAEMGAAHFLTKPSSFGELCKQLESVLTKALAQ, from the coding sequence ATGGCTAAAAAAGTAATCTTACTGGTAGACGACGATTTGGATGATCAGGAGCTTTTCGGAGAAGCAATGTCTATCGTGGACAGAGAAGCCTCCTGTTATTTCGCTTCTGACGGAGAAGAAGGACTGCGCATGCTGGAAAATGAAAGCCTGGAATGTGACCTTATCTTTCTGGATCTGAATATGCCGAAAATGAACGGCAAACAGTTTCTCGCTGAGATCAAAAAGAACAACGCCTACCGCGACATCCCTGTTGTCATCTTCTCAACTTCATTGAGAGAAAAAGACGGTATAGAAACTGCTGAGATGGGCGCTGCTCATTTTCTTACCAAACCTTCCAGTTTTGGTGAATTATGCAAACAACTGGAATCCGTATTGACCAAAGCATTGGCTCAATAA